The following are encoded in a window of Pseudomonas graminis genomic DNA:
- a CDS encoding alpha/beta hydrolase, with the protein MHNESIRYLIVPGWQGSADDHWQTHWQNSLPNSVRVEQADWLKPRREDWVGELQRVIASDSTPVILIAHSLGCVTVAHWAQLAPLASLGQVRGALLVAPADVERPNCPPAIRNFAPIPEHLLPFPTQVVSSDNDSAVSALRAMEMARNWGAEIGILSGAGHINVKSGHQRWEQGFAYLYRLQGRIEHFNRRRA; encoded by the coding sequence ATGCATAACGAATCGATCCGTTACCTGATCGTGCCAGGCTGGCAAGGATCTGCCGACGACCATTGGCAAACCCACTGGCAGAACAGCCTGCCCAACAGCGTGCGTGTGGAGCAGGCCGACTGGCTCAAGCCGCGTCGAGAAGATTGGGTGGGTGAGCTGCAACGCGTTATCGCCTCTGACAGCACGCCGGTGATTCTCATCGCCCACAGCCTGGGTTGCGTCACCGTCGCCCATTGGGCGCAGCTGGCGCCACTGGCGAGTTTGGGTCAGGTGCGCGGCGCCCTGCTGGTGGCCCCCGCTGACGTCGAACGGCCCAATTGCCCGCCTGCTATTCGTAATTTCGCGCCGATTCCCGAGCACCTGCTGCCGTTCCCGACCCAAGTCGTCAGCTCGGACAACGATTCAGCCGTCAGCGCGTTGCGCGCGATGGAGATGGCCCGCAACTGGGGCGCGGAAATCGGCATCCTCAGCGGCGCGGGTCATATCAACGTGAAGTCCGGCCATCAACGCTGGGAACAGGGTTTCGCTTACCTGTACCGGCTGCAAGGGCGCATCGAACATTTCAACCGCCGCCGCGCATGA
- a CDS encoding TauD/TfdA dioxygenase family protein: MPAASHASSEQAPGQPFDVRPFAEKVGAEIVGLDLSRPLNDADFARVHQAHLDYHVVVFRDQHITPQQQIDFSRRFGVLQIHVLKQFLLAHHPEILIVSNIVENGQPVGLGDAGKYWHSDLSYKELPSLGSMLYAQELPSEGGDTLFADMHLAWDTLPEHLRKAVEGLSAVHSYTSRYSHGHNADNWRPTLSAEQLAQVAVVSHPIVRTHPENGRKALFVSEGFTTHIVGLPEDESQAILTELYAHSVRPEGVYRHKWQENDMVFWDNRSLIHLAGGTPDHLRRRLHRTTIQGDAPF, from the coding sequence ATGCCAGCAGCCTCCCACGCGTCTTCCGAGCAAGCGCCCGGTCAGCCGTTCGATGTGCGTCCATTCGCCGAAAAGGTGGGCGCGGAAATCGTCGGTCTGGATCTGTCCCGTCCGCTCAACGACGCTGATTTTGCCCGCGTGCACCAAGCGCATCTCGATTATCACGTTGTCGTTTTTCGCGATCAGCACATCACTCCACAGCAACAGATCGATTTCAGCCGCCGTTTTGGCGTTCTACAGATTCACGTGCTTAAGCAATTCCTGCTCGCCCATCATCCCGAGATTCTGATCGTCTCCAATATTGTCGAGAACGGTCAGCCGGTCGGGCTGGGCGATGCCGGCAAATACTGGCACTCGGATCTTTCCTACAAAGAGCTGCCGAGCCTGGGCTCGATGCTCTACGCCCAGGAGCTGCCAAGCGAAGGCGGCGACACCCTGTTCGCTGACATGCACCTGGCCTGGGACACGCTGCCTGAGCACCTGCGCAAAGCCGTGGAAGGGCTCAGCGCCGTACACAGTTACACCTCGCGCTACAGCCATGGGCATAACGCCGATAACTGGCGCCCGACCCTCAGCGCTGAACAGTTGGCCCAGGTCGCGGTGGTCAGCCACCCGATCGTGCGTACCCACCCGGAAAACGGGCGCAAGGCGCTGTTCGTCAGCGAAGGCTTCACGACCCACATCGTCGGCCTGCCGGAAGACGAGAGTCAGGCGATTCTGACTGAGCTGTACGCCCACAGCGTTCGCCCGGAAGGCGTTTACCGCCACAAGTGGCAGGAGAACGACATGGTGTTTTGGGACAACCGTTCGCTGATTCATCTGGCCGGTGGCACGCCCGACCACCTGCGCCGTCGCCTTCACCGCACCACCATTCAGGGCGATGCGCCGTTCTGA
- a CDS encoding ABC transporter ATP-binding protein, with translation MNAVLQSHTASDRLNAQQANQPTAEALLQVQGVSLEYRTPERVVRATHQVSFEIDPADRFVLLGPSGCGKSTLLKAVAGFIQPSEGQIRLAGQEVKEPGPDRIVVFQEFDQLPPWKTVIQNVMFPLLASRTLKRREAEERARYYLEKVGLSAFADAYPHTLSGGMKARVAIARALAMQPKILLMDEPFAALDALTRRKMQEELLELWEEVRFTLLFVTHSIEEALVVGNRILLLSPHPGRVRAEINSHQYNLKSLGGVEFQASAQRIHRLLFDEGEAPAVEPDLRFQDVRIAY, from the coding sequence ATGAACGCTGTTCTGCAAAGCCACACGGCTAGCGATCGCTTGAACGCGCAACAGGCCAATCAGCCCACCGCTGAAGCGCTGCTGCAAGTACAGGGCGTCAGCCTTGAATACCGCACGCCGGAACGCGTGGTGCGGGCCACCCATCAAGTCAGTTTTGAAATCGATCCGGCCGACCGTTTTGTCCTGCTTGGCCCGTCGGGCTGCGGCAAGTCAACGCTGCTCAAGGCCGTGGCCGGGTTCATTCAGCCCAGCGAAGGGCAGATTCGTCTGGCCGGCCAGGAGGTAAAGGAGCCGGGGCCGGACAGAATTGTGGTGTTTCAGGAATTCGACCAGTTGCCGCCATGGAAGACGGTGATCCAGAACGTCATGTTTCCGCTGCTGGCTTCGCGCACCCTTAAGCGTCGTGAAGCCGAGGAGCGTGCGCGGTATTACCTGGAGAAAGTCGGCCTGAGCGCTTTCGCCGATGCCTATCCCCATACGTTGTCCGGCGGCATGAAGGCGCGCGTGGCGATTGCCCGGGCGCTGGCGATGCAACCCAAGATCCTGCTCATGGACGAGCCCTTCGCCGCGCTTGATGCGTTGACTCGCCGCAAGATGCAGGAAGAGCTGCTGGAGCTGTGGGAAGAGGTGCGCTTCACGCTGCTGTTCGTGACCCACTCCATCGAAGAAGCACTGGTGGTGGGCAACCGGATTCTGCTGCTCTCGCCCCATCCTGGCCGAGTGCGCGCCGAGATCAACAGCCATCAGTACAACTTGAAGAGCCTCGGCGGCGTCGAGTTTCAGGCCTCTGCGCAGCGCATTCACCGGCTGCTGTTCGATGAGGGCGAAGCGCCTGCGGTCGAGCCGGATCTGCGGTTTCAGGATGTTCGTATTGCCTACTGA
- a CDS encoding MetQ/NlpA family ABC transporter substrate-binding protein — translation MKKTFLFTALAAALSLGISAAQAAEKLVVGATAVPHAEILELIKPELAKEGVDLQIKVFTDYVQPNVQLNEKRLDANYFQTKPYLDGFNKGKGATLVTGVGVHVEPFGGYSKKWKSIDQLPEGATVAIPNEGSNAGRALLLLQKNGLITLKDPTNALSTPKDIATNPKKLKFRELESALLPRALDQVDLDLINTNYALEAKLSPKKDALILEGADSPYVNYLVTRTDNAHTDAIEKLSKALTSQQVKDFINKKYDGAVLPAF, via the coding sequence ATGAAGAAGACGTTTTTGTTCACCGCACTGGCGGCTGCTCTCTCCCTGGGCATCAGCGCTGCTCAAGCGGCCGAGAAGCTCGTCGTGGGCGCCACCGCTGTTCCGCACGCCGAGATCCTCGAGCTGATCAAGCCTGAACTGGCCAAAGAAGGCGTGGACCTGCAGATCAAGGTCTTCACTGACTATGTGCAGCCGAACGTGCAACTGAACGAGAAGCGTCTGGACGCCAACTACTTCCAGACCAAGCCTTACCTGGACGGCTTCAACAAAGGCAAGGGCGCCACCCTGGTGACCGGCGTCGGCGTACACGTCGAACCGTTCGGCGGCTACTCGAAGAAGTGGAAGTCCATCGATCAGTTGCCTGAAGGCGCAACCGTTGCCATTCCGAACGAAGGCAGCAACGCCGGCCGCGCCCTGCTGCTGTTGCAGAAGAACGGCCTGATCACCCTGAAGGACCCGACCAACGCCTTGTCGACGCCAAAAGACATCGCCACCAACCCGAAGAAACTGAAATTCCGCGAGCTGGAATCGGCGCTGCTGCCGCGCGCGCTGGATCAGGTTGACCTGGATCTGATCAACACCAATTACGCGCTGGAAGCCAAGCTCAGCCCTAAAAAGGATGCGCTGATTCTGGAAGGTGCCGACTCGCCGTATGTGAACTACCTGGTGACCCGTACCGACAACGCCCATACCGACGCGATCGAGAAGCTGTCCAAGGCGTTGACCAGCCAGCAAGTCAAAGACTTCATCAACAAGAAGTACGACGGCGCGGTATTGCCGGCGTTCTGA